One window of Triticum dicoccoides isolate Atlit2015 ecotype Zavitan chromosome 5A, WEW_v2.0, whole genome shotgun sequence genomic DNA carries:
- the LOC119300238 gene encoding uncharacterized protein LOC119300238 yields the protein MDRYSTKPCIFDGVDFQFWKAKMKAYIMAQSYAIWEKVAKPYVLPADDAITPANLVHVENNYKARNFIIQGLQRSDFDRVSHLASAHEVWNALCSYHEGSNSVKEVRQDMYKKEYMRFEMKTGESLDEFFARFNKILSNLRALGVTYTDAETSRQLLSALDMSIWEMKVTSIRESTVMSTLTLDILYSKLKTHELDILARRTGSKSIALVTNPSNSNDGIYSHCYALSSLSQLTDEQLEQCPEEELALLTSRFSRALQNVRSRKRGGNNIPRCFECGDPNHFRQSCPKFLSKMAKEGDRDNSVKEDKKNKRTFNIKNKKRGDFARAVAHSIFSVINEYGEPCLSDVDIESDEDDATKAKRDISGMCLMAGSKSATSCDDYDSDNNNEALRARKENIWLVDSGCSRHMTGDKKWFSSLTRASRAESVTFGDASTSTVVAKGTIKKNACKVLDASGDLVFEISRFGRVFKADFHASSNVKFRNICQGEEIFVDDEDDEEDGVPPAVHAQTPAVPTPTTTTATAGHPQETTSTTNVGDEHAAESNISAPRHIQKSHPPEQIIGSMDERVTRSRFIDSDYHTHSAFVASFEPKDISHALTDESWINAMHEELENFERNKVWTLVSPPSGHTLIGTRWVFKNKQSEDGVIVRNKAGLVAQGFTQVEGLDFDETFAPVARLEAIRILLTFAASKGFKLYQMDVKSAFFNGFIDEEVYVKQPPGFENPKFPNHVYKLSKALYGLKQAPRSWCCQSWRNVVDDRIEGRSLGEAEVWGSWSCGAFVRRNNGSEGYDDPGGHRILTAIKLFFYARDSHV from the exons ATGGATAGGTATTCTACCAAACCCTGTATTTTCGATGGTGTTGATTTTCAGTTCTGGAAGGCGAAGATGAAGGCATACATCATGGCGCAAAGTTACGCCATCTGGGAGAAAGTCGCCAAGCCCTACGTGCTTCCCGCAGACGATGCAATCACGCCAGCAAACTTGGTTCATGTGGAGAACAACTACAAGGCGAGGAACTTCATCATCCAAGGTCTACAACGGAGTGACTTCGACCGTGTCTCTCACCTTGCATCCGCTCATGAGGTATGGAACGCACTTTGTAGCTATCATGAAGGATCAAACTCAGTTAAGGAAGTGCGTCAGGACATGTATAAAAAGGAGTACATGAGGTTTGAGATGAAAACAGGTGAATCTTTGGATGAATTTTTTGCTCGCTTTAATAAGATTCTCAGCAATCTACGTGCATTAGGTGTTACCTATACTGATGCTGAGACTTCTAGGCAGCTTTTGAGTGCTTTAGATATGTCCATCTGGGAGATGAAAGTTACATCTATTAGAGAGTCTACTGTCATGAGCACACTTACACTTGATATCTTATATTCAAAACTGAAAACTCATGAATTAGACATTCTTGCTAGGAGAACTGGTTCTAAATCAATTGCTCTTGTTACTAACCCTAGCAACTCTAATGATGGTATTTATTCGCATTGCTATGCACTGTCTTCTTTGTCTCAACTAACCGATGAACAGCTAGAGCAATGTCCAGAAGAAGAGTTGGCACTCCTCACTTCTCGTTTTTCACGTGCCCTACAAAATGTTCGCTCGAGGAAGAGAGGTGGGAACAACATTCCAAGGTGTTTTGAATGTGGTGATCCCAACCACTTTCGCCAAAGCTGCCCCAAGTTTTTATCCAAGATGGCGAAAGAAGGGGATAGGGATAATTCTGTCAAGGAGGACAAGAAGAATAAGCGCACTTTCAACATTAAGAATAAGAAGAGGGGTGACTTTGCTCGAGCGGTGGCTCACAGTATTTTCTCGGTCATCAATGAATATGGTGAACCATGCTTGAGTGATGTGGACATCGAATCCGATGAAGATGATGCAACCAAAGCCAAGCGCGACATTAGTGGGATGTGTCTTATGGCTGGTAGCAAAAGTGCTACCTCCTGCGACGACTACGACAGCGACAACAACAATGAG GCACTTCGCGCGAGGAAGGAGAACATATGGCTAGTGGACTCCGGTTGTTCTCGTCACATGACCGGTGATAAAAAATGGTTCTCCTCCCTCACACGTGCATCTCGGGCTGAGAGTGTAACTTTTGGAGATGCTTCTACTTCTACTGTTGTAGCGAAAGGTACAATAAAG AAAAATGCTTGCAAAGTTTTAGATGCTTCAGGTGATCTTGTCTTTGAGATATCACGCTTTGGGAGAGTTTTTAAGGCTGATTTTCATGCTTCTTCAAATGTTAAGTTTAG GAAcatatgtcagggggaggaaatctttgtagatgatgaagatgacgaggaGGATGGCGTGCCCCCTGCTGTCCATGCGCAAACTCCAGCTGTTCCTACACCTACAACTACTACTGCTACAGCTGGACATCCTCAAGAGACTACTTCAACTACAAATGTTGGGGATGAGCATGCTGCTGAGTCAAATATTTCAGCACCCCGACATATTCAGAAAAGCCACCCTCCTGAGCAGATTATTGGAAGCATGGATGAGAGAGTCACACGGTCAAGGTTTATCGATTCTGACTATCATACTCATTCAGCATTTGTTGCTTCTTTTGAGCCCAAAGATATATCTCATGCATTAACTGATGAATCATGGATCAATGCCATGCATGAGGAATTAGAAAATTTTGAGCGTAACAAAGTTTGGACTCTTGTTTCACCTCCTTCTGGTCATACTCTTATTGGAACTCGTTGGGTTTTCAAAAACAAACAAAGTGAGGATGGTGttattgttcgcaacaaggctggGTTGGTTGCTCAGGGTTTTACTCAAGTTGAAGgtcttgattttgatgaaacttttgctcctgttgctagattGGAAGCTATAagaattttattgacttttgctgcATCTAAAGGTTTTaagctttatcaaatggatgttaaaagtgcTTTTTTTAATGGCTTTATTGATGAGgaggtttatgttaagcaaccaccTGGTTTCGAGAATCCAAAGTTTCCCAACCATGTTTATAAACTTTCAAAAGCTTTGTATGGTTTAAAACAAGCCCCACGTTCATG